The following are encoded in a window of Streptomyces sp. Go-475 genomic DNA:
- the glpK gene encoding glycerol kinase GlpK, with translation MTDNAEKYVAAIDQGTTSSRCIVFNQHGAIVAVDQREHRQIFPKPGWVEHDATEIWSKTQAVVAGAIAKAGLRADQLSAMGITNQRETTLLWDRATGKPVHNAIVWQDTRTAALCNQLGGSDGQDRFREQTGLPLATYFSGPKAAWLLDNVPDLRARAERGEIAFGTMDSWLIWNLTGGTDGGQHVTDVTNAGRTMLMNLETLQWDSSILSAMNIPEAMLPEIKSSAEVYGTAVGQLAGVPVASALGDQQAAVFGQACYDVGTAKNTYGTGSFLLLNTGNRPVPSKSGLLTTMGYKIGSEAPIYCLEGSIAITGALVQWFRDQLGIIRTADEIEPLAASVEDNGGAYIVPAFSGLFAPYWRSDARGVVTGLTRYVTKAHLARAVLEATSWQTREVVDAMYQDSGVHITTLKVDGGMTKNNLLMQHQSDVLDVPVVRPKVSETTCLGAAYAAGLATGVWNDLDELKAHWQKDVEWTPSMEASVRDREYHNWRKAVERSFGWEEDGDS, from the coding sequence ATGACGGACAACGCCGAGAAGTACGTCGCAGCGATCGACCAGGGCACCACGTCGAGCCGCTGCATCGTCTTCAACCAGCACGGCGCGATCGTCGCCGTCGACCAGCGCGAGCACCGCCAGATCTTTCCCAAGCCCGGCTGGGTGGAGCACGACGCCACCGAGATCTGGTCCAAGACCCAGGCGGTGGTCGCCGGGGCGATCGCCAAGGCCGGGCTGCGCGCCGACCAGCTGAGCGCGATGGGGATCACCAACCAGCGGGAGACGACCCTCCTGTGGGACCGCGCGACGGGCAAGCCGGTGCACAACGCCATCGTCTGGCAGGACACGCGGACGGCGGCGCTCTGCAACCAGCTGGGCGGATCGGACGGGCAGGACCGTTTCCGCGAGCAGACGGGGCTGCCGCTGGCCACCTACTTCTCCGGGCCCAAGGCGGCCTGGCTGCTCGACAATGTGCCCGACCTGCGGGCGCGCGCCGAACGCGGTGAGATCGCCTTCGGCACCATGGACTCGTGGCTGATCTGGAACCTCACCGGCGGCACGGACGGCGGGCAGCACGTCACCGACGTCACCAACGCCGGCCGGACCATGCTGATGAACCTGGAGACCCTCCAGTGGGACTCCTCGATCCTCTCGGCGATGAACATCCCCGAGGCCATGCTCCCCGAGATCAAATCCTCCGCCGAGGTGTACGGCACCGCCGTCGGCCAGCTCGCCGGCGTCCCCGTGGCCTCGGCGCTGGGCGACCAGCAGGCGGCCGTGTTCGGGCAGGCCTGCTACGACGTGGGCACGGCGAAGAACACGTACGGCACGGGAAGCTTCCTGCTGCTCAACACGGGCAACCGCCCGGTGCCGTCGAAGAGCGGCCTGCTGACGACCATGGGGTACAAGATCGGCAGTGAGGCGCCGATCTACTGCCTGGAGGGGTCGATAGCCATAACGGGCGCGCTGGTCCAGTGGTTCCGCGACCAGCTCGGCATCATCCGCACCGCCGACGAGATCGAGCCCCTGGCGGCGAGCGTGGAGGACAACGGCGGCGCGTACATCGTGCCCGCGTTCTCGGGCCTGTTCGCGCCGTACTGGCGCTCCGACGCGCGTGGCGTGGTCACCGGCCTCACCCGGTACGTCACGAAGGCGCACCTCGCGCGCGCCGTGCTGGAGGCGACGAGCTGGCAGACGCGCGAGGTCGTGGACGCCATGTACCAGGACTCCGGGGTGCACATCACCACCCTGAAGGTCGACGGCGGCATGACGAAGAACAACCTGCTCATGCAGCACCAGTCGGACGTGCTCGACGTGCCGGTGGTGCGGCCCAAGGTCTCCGAGACGACCTGTCTGGGCGCCGCGTACGCGGCCGGTCTGGCCACCGGTGTGTGGAACGACCTGGACGAGCTCAAGGCGCACTGGCAGAAGGACGTCGAGTGGACGCCGTCCATGGAGGCGTCGGTACGGGACCGCGAGTACCACAACTGGCGCAAGGCCGTGGAGCGGAGCTTCGGCTGGGAGGAGGACGGCGACAGCTAG
- a CDS encoding MIP/aquaporin family protein, translating to MSNVDIFVGEIIGTAILILFGAGVCAAVTLRFSKARASGWIVITFGWGFGVLAGAYTAAPLSGGHINPAVTFGLAVDTGVWNKVWVYVLGQMVGAILGAILAYLLYFAQFRANVRQTGTTDGTVDEPVPTLGIFSTIPEIRNPVANLMTEVLATIALVLPILALVGDNRVVQGVGIGPIPGEGAGIYGSGISILLVALLVVGIGLSLGGPTGYAINPARDLGPRIVHQFLPIPNKGTSDWGYAWVPVVGPLAGGVLAALIYNAAF from the coding sequence ATGAGCAACGTAGACATCTTCGTCGGCGAGATCATCGGAACGGCGATTCTCATCCTGTTCGGCGCGGGCGTCTGCGCCGCCGTCACCCTCAGATTCTCGAAGGCGCGAGCCTCGGGCTGGATCGTCATCACGTTCGGATGGGGCTTCGGTGTCCTGGCCGGCGCGTACACGGCCGCCCCGCTGTCGGGCGGCCACATCAACCCCGCGGTCACGTTCGGCCTGGCCGTCGACACAGGCGTGTGGAACAAGGTCTGGGTCTACGTGCTCGGGCAGATGGTGGGGGCGATCCTGGGCGCCATCCTGGCGTACCTGCTGTACTTCGCCCAGTTCCGGGCCAATGTACGGCAGACGGGCACCACGGACGGCACGGTGGACGAGCCGGTGCCGACCCTGGGCATCTTCTCCACCATCCCGGAGATCAGGAACCCGGTCGCCAACCTGATGACGGAGGTCCTCGCGACCATCGCCCTGGTGCTGCCCATCCTCGCGCTCGTCGGTGACAACCGCGTCGTCCAGGGGGTCGGCATCGGACCGATCCCGGGCGAGGGAGCCGGGATCTACGGCTCCGGCATCTCGATCCTGCTGGTGGCTCTGCTGGTCGTCGGCATCGGTCTCTCGCTCGGTGGGCCCACCGGTTATGCGATCAACCCGGCACGTGACCTGGGTCCGCGCATCGTGCACCAGTTCCTCCCGATCCCGAACAAGGGGACGTCCGACTGGGGATACGCATGGGTTCCGGTGGTGGGGCCTTTGGCAGGCGGAGTCCTCGCGGCCCTCATCTACAACGCAGCCTTCTGA
- a CDS encoding DUF742 domain-containing protein translates to MSADGQGRSHWFDDEAGPVVRPYAMTRGRTSSQGQHRLDLIAVVVTEPHADDPEADHMLSPEHVDIVELCRDVPQSVAELAAELDLPIGVVRVLVGDLVDAEFVHVNRPVPPAELPDESILRDVINGLRAL, encoded by the coding sequence ATGAGCGCTGACGGTCAGGGAAGAAGCCACTGGTTCGACGACGAGGCCGGACCGGTCGTCCGTCCGTACGCCATGACGCGCGGCCGCACCAGCAGCCAGGGCCAGCACCGCCTGGACCTGATCGCGGTCGTCGTCACGGAACCGCACGCGGACGACCCGGAGGCCGACCACATGCTCTCCCCGGAGCACGTGGACATCGTCGAACTGTGCCGTGACGTCCCGCAGTCGGTCGCCGAACTCGCAGCGGAACTCGATCTGCCGATCGGGGTGGTACGGGTCCTTGTCGGAGATCTCGTGGACGCGGAATTCGTCCATGTGAACCGGCCCGTGCCCCCGGCCGAACTGCCGGACGAGAGTATTCTGCGCGACGTGATCAACGGCCTCCGGGCGCTGTGA
- a CDS encoding hydantoinase B/oxoprolinase family protein: MTGWQFWVDRGGTFTDVVARRPDGRLLTHKLLSDNPARYADAAVEGVRALLSGSDDPVETVRMGTTVATNALLERKGERTLLAITRGFRDALRIAYQDRPSIFARRIDLPELLYERVVEVDERVDPDGTVLLAPDLDALARPLQEAYDNGIRAVAVVCVHSHLHPAHEQAVGELAARIGFPQISLSSEASPLMKLVPRGDTAVVDAYLSPVLRRYVRQVADELEGVRLMFMQSNGGLTEAGQFRGKDAILSGPAGGIVGMARMSQLAGFDRVIGFDMGGTSTDVSHFAGEYERVFTSRIAGVRLRAPMLDIHTVAAGGGSVLHFDGSRYRVGPDSAGADPGPACYRGGGPLAVTDANVMLGRIQPAHFPNVFGPNGDEPLDEALVRDRFTDLAREIGERTGDDRTPEQVAEGYLRIAVANIASAVKRISVQKGHDVTRYALTTFGGAGGQHACMVADSLGIRTVLVPPMAGVLSALGIGLADTTAMREQSVEAPLDPASMPGVRKTAEDLEAAARAELLAEDVPEERIQVTRRAELRYDGTDTTLTVELTEPDTMRRAFEDRHRATYSFTLDRPIVVEALSVEATGITEPPDLSALAPHGATPDGSPAPPRTVRLHTGGSWRDVPLHRREDLPPGDPVTGPAIITEAGATTVVDDGWRAAATDDGHLLMERAAVTQSSDLDTKVDPVLLEVFNNLFMSIAEQMGARLESTAQSVNIKERLDFSCALFDPDGNLVANAPHIPVHLGSMGTSVKEVIRRRGPRMRPGDTYAVNDPYHGGTHLPDVTVITPVFDSPAPDNTESDPEILFYAASRGHHAEIGGIAPGSMPANSRTIEEEGVLFDNWLLAENGRFREEETLRLLTEAPYPSRNPKTNLADFRAQIAANQKGVDEVGRMIEEFGLDVVQAYMRHVQDNAEEAVRRVIDALDDGEYAYETDSGAVIRVTVRVDRENRAATIDFTGTSAQLPTNFNAPFSVVNAAVLYVFRTLVADDIPLNDGCLRPLSIVVPPGSLLAPEPPAAVVAGNVETSQAITGALYAALGVQAEGSGTMNNVTFGNARHQYYETVASGSGAGDGFPGAPVVQTHMTNSRLTDPEVLEGRLPVRLEEFAVRRGSGGAGRWRGGDGAVRRIRFLEPMTVSTLSQHRRVPPYGMAGGEPGALGANRVEHADGTVTDLGGSGSADVIPGDVLVIETPGGGGYGPPSPDPHQAGEEIDDLRAF; the protein is encoded by the coding sequence GTGACTGGCTGGCAGTTCTGGGTCGACCGGGGCGGCACCTTCACCGACGTCGTCGCGCGTCGCCCGGACGGCCGGCTGCTCACGCACAAGCTCCTGTCGGACAATCCGGCACGCTACGCCGACGCCGCGGTCGAGGGCGTCCGCGCCCTGCTGTCCGGCTCCGACGACCCCGTCGAGACCGTACGCATGGGGACCACGGTCGCCACCAACGCCCTCCTGGAGCGCAAGGGCGAACGCACCCTCCTGGCCATCACCCGCGGCTTCCGCGACGCCCTGCGCATCGCCTACCAGGACCGCCCGAGCATCTTCGCCCGCCGCATCGACCTGCCCGAGCTGCTGTACGAACGGGTCGTCGAGGTCGACGAGCGCGTCGACCCCGACGGCACCGTCCTGCTCGCGCCCGACCTGGACGCCCTCGCTCGGCCCCTCCAGGAGGCGTACGACAACGGCATCCGGGCCGTCGCCGTGGTCTGCGTGCACAGCCACCTCCACCCCGCCCACGAACAGGCTGTCGGGGAACTCGCCGCCCGCATCGGCTTCCCGCAGATCTCGCTCTCCAGCGAGGCCAGCCCCCTGATGAAGCTCGTCCCCCGCGGGGACACCGCCGTCGTCGACGCCTACCTCTCGCCCGTACTGCGCCGCTACGTCCGGCAGGTCGCCGACGAACTCGAAGGCGTACGGCTGATGTTCATGCAGTCCAACGGCGGCCTCACCGAGGCCGGGCAGTTCCGCGGGAAGGACGCCATCCTCTCCGGCCCGGCCGGCGGCATCGTCGGCATGGCCCGGATGTCGCAGCTCGCCGGCTTCGACCGCGTCATCGGCTTCGACATGGGCGGCACCTCCACCGACGTCTCCCACTTCGCGGGCGAGTACGAACGGGTCTTCACCAGCCGGATCGCCGGCGTCCGGCTGCGCGCCCCCATGCTGGACATCCACACCGTCGCGGCCGGCGGCGGCTCCGTCCTGCACTTCGACGGCTCCCGCTACCGCGTAGGGCCGGACTCGGCGGGCGCGGACCCGGGACCCGCCTGCTACCGCGGCGGCGGTCCGCTCGCCGTCACCGACGCCAACGTCATGCTCGGCCGGATCCAGCCCGCCCACTTCCCGAACGTGTTCGGCCCGAACGGCGACGAGCCCCTCGACGAGGCACTCGTCCGGGACCGCTTCACCGATCTCGCGCGCGAGATCGGCGAGCGGACCGGCGACGACCGCACCCCCGAGCAGGTCGCCGAGGGCTATCTGCGGATCGCCGTCGCCAACATCGCGTCCGCCGTGAAGCGGATCTCCGTCCAGAAGGGCCACGACGTCACCCGCTACGCCCTCACCACGTTCGGCGGCGCCGGCGGCCAGCACGCCTGCATGGTCGCCGACTCCCTCGGCATCCGCACCGTCCTCGTGCCGCCCATGGCCGGTGTCCTCTCCGCGCTCGGCATCGGCCTCGCCGACACCACCGCCATGCGCGAACAGTCCGTCGAGGCCCCCCTGGACCCCGCCTCCATGCCCGGCGTCCGCAAGACCGCCGAAGACCTCGAAGCCGCGGCGCGCGCCGAACTCCTCGCCGAGGACGTCCCCGAGGAGCGCATCCAGGTCACTCGTCGCGCGGAGCTCCGCTACGACGGCACCGACACCACCCTCACCGTCGAACTGACCGAGCCCGACACGATGCGGCGAGCTTTCGAGGACCGTCATCGCGCCACGTACTCCTTCACGCTCGACCGCCCGATCGTCGTCGAAGCCCTCTCCGTCGAAGCCACCGGCATCACAGAACCCCCCGATCTCTCCGCTCTCGCTCCCCACGGAGCCACCCCGGACGGCAGCCCCGCGCCGCCGCGGACCGTCCGCCTCCACACCGGCGGTTCCTGGCGCGACGTACCCCTCCACCGCCGTGAGGACCTTCCCCCCGGCGACCCCGTCACCGGCCCGGCGATCATCACCGAAGCCGGCGCGACAACCGTCGTCGACGACGGCTGGCGGGCCGCGGCGACCGACGACGGGCATCTGCTCATGGAACGCGCCGCGGTTACGCAGAGTTCCGATCTCGACACGAAAGTCGACCCGGTTCTGCTCGAGGTCTTCAACAACCTCTTCATGTCCATCGCCGAGCAGATGGGCGCCCGCCTCGAGTCCACCGCCCAGTCCGTCAACATCAAAGAGCGCCTGGACTTCTCCTGCGCCCTCTTCGACCCGGACGGAAACCTGGTGGCCAACGCCCCCCACATCCCCGTCCACCTGGGCTCGATGGGAACCAGCGTCAAAGAGGTCATCCGCCGGCGGGGCCCCCGCATGCGCCCGGGCGACACGTACGCCGTCAACGACCCGTACCACGGCGGCACCCACCTGCCCGACGTCACAGTGATCACCCCGGTCTTCGACAGTCCCGCGCCGGACAACACGGAGAGTGACCCGGAGATCCTCTTCTACGCCGCCTCACGCGGCCACCACGCCGAGATCGGCGGCATCGCCCCCGGCTCCATGCCCGCGAACAGCCGCACCATCGAGGAGGAAGGCGTCCTCTTCGACAACTGGCTGCTCGCCGAGAACGGCCGCTTCCGCGAGGAAGAGACCCTCCGCCTCCTCACCGAGGCCCCGTACCCCTCCCGCAACCCGAAGACCAACCTCGCCGACTTCCGCGCCCAGATCGCCGCCAACCAGAAGGGCGTCGACGAGGTCGGCCGCATGATCGAGGAGTTCGGCCTCGACGTCGTCCAGGCCTATATGCGGCACGTCCAGGACAACGCCGAAGAGGCCGTGCGCCGCGTCATCGACGCCCTCGACGACGGCGAGTACGCCTACGAGACCGACTCGGGCGCCGTCATCCGCGTGACCGTACGCGTGGACCGCGAGAACCGAGCCGCCACCATCGACTTCACCGGCACGTCCGCGCAGCTGCCCACCAACTTCAACGCGCCCTTCTCGGTCGTCAACGCGGCGGTCCTGTACGTCTTCCGCACCCTCGTCGCCGACGACATCCCCCTCAACGACGGCTGCCTGCGCCCCCTGAGCATCGTCGTACCGCCCGGCTCCCTGCTCGCGCCCGAGCCGCCGGCCGCCGTCGTCGCGGGCAACGTGGAGACCTCGCAGGCCATCACCGGTGCCCTCTACGCCGCCCTCGGCGTCCAGGCCGAGGGCTCCGGGACCATGAACAACGTCACCTTCGGCAACGCGCGCCACCAGTACTACGAGACGGTCGCCTCCGGCTCCGGAGCGGGCGACGGCTTCCCCGGCGCACCCGTCGTCCAGACCCACATGACCAACTCACGCCTCACCGACCCCGAGGTCCTGGAGGGGCGACTGCCCGTGCGCCTCGAGGAGTTCGCGGTCCGGCGCGGCAGCGGCGGCGCCGGACGGTGGCGTGGCGGGGACGGTGCCGTGCGCCGCATCCGCTTCCTGGAGCCCATGACCGTCTCCACGCTCTCGCAGCACCGTCGCGTCCCCCCGTACGGTATGGCGGGCGGCGAGCCGGGCGCTCTCGGCGCCAACCGGGTGGAACACGCCGACGGCACGGTGACCGACCTCGGCGGCAGTGGCTCCGCGGACGTCATTCCCGGCGACGTACTCGTCATCGAAACCCCCGGCGGCGGAGGCTACGGCCCGCCGTCGCCCGACCCCCATCAAGCAGGAGAAGAGATCGATGATCTTCGGGCGTTCTGA
- a CDS encoding NUDIX domain-containing protein: protein MSETQHSSSNSAPDSHCSSCGAPYGEGVSGWPRTCPACGAVAYRNPLPVAVALQPVYDTKGMALVVITRTVAPARGGIALPGGYIDDREDWRQAVVRELKEETGIDAAGRDVRLVDAMSSPDGHLLLFGLLPERPAEGLPPSAATDETEGWHLLRRPEELAFPLHTVAVRAWFEGRY, encoded by the coding sequence GTGTCCGAAACTCAGCACTCCAGTTCCAACTCCGCGCCGGACTCCCACTGTTCGAGCTGCGGCGCGCCCTACGGTGAGGGCGTCTCCGGCTGGCCCCGCACCTGCCCGGCATGCGGCGCCGTGGCCTACCGCAACCCGCTCCCGGTCGCGGTGGCCCTCCAGCCCGTGTACGACACCAAGGGCATGGCCCTGGTGGTCATCACACGAACCGTCGCTCCCGCGCGCGGAGGCATCGCCCTGCCCGGCGGCTACATCGACGACCGCGAGGACTGGCGGCAGGCGGTCGTACGCGAACTCAAGGAGGAGACCGGCATCGACGCGGCCGGCCGCGACGTACGCCTCGTCGACGCCATGAGCTCGCCCGACGGACACCTGCTGCTGTTCGGTCTCCTCCCGGAACGCCCGGCCGAGGGCCTGCCGCCCTCCGCCGCCACGGACGAGACCGAGGGCTGGCACCTCCTGCGCAGGCCGGAGGAGCTCGCCTTCCCGCTGCACACCGTGGCCGTCCGGGCCTGGTTCGAGGGCCGGTACTGA
- a CDS encoding zinc ribbon domain-containing protein, translating to MVAGWFAGEGDGFRLLGTRCTACASVFFPREDHHCRNPGCAGGELEEIPLSRRGRVWSYTDSRYRPPSPYVSDPELPWEPCALIAVELEAERIVVLGQAAPGVTASDLAVGMEAEVVPGVLHEDTETTWTTWQWRPTGVEA from the coding sequence GTGGTGGCGGGGTGGTTCGCCGGGGAGGGGGACGGTTTCCGGCTGCTCGGCACGCGTTGCACGGCATGCGCTTCGGTGTTCTTCCCGCGCGAGGACCACCATTGCCGCAACCCGGGCTGTGCGGGCGGGGAGTTGGAGGAGATCCCGCTGTCCCGGCGCGGGCGCGTCTGGTCGTACACGGACAGCCGGTATCGGCCGCCGTCACCCTACGTGAGCGATCCGGAACTTCCATGGGAGCCGTGCGCGTTGATCGCTGTGGAGCTGGAGGCCGAGCGGATCGTGGTGCTGGGACAGGCGGCTCCGGGGGTCACCGCCTCGGATCTGGCGGTGGGCATGGAGGCGGAGGTCGTGCCCGGCGTGCTCCATGAGGACACGGAGACGACGTGGACGACGTGGCAGTGGCGGCCGACGGGGGTGGAGGCGTGA
- a CDS encoding ATP/GTP-binding protein, with product MIFGRSERGKPPVEPVTLKILVAGGFGVGKTTLVGAVSEIRPLRTEELLTEAGRPVDDISGVEGKHTTTVAMDFGRITLREDLVLYLFGTPGQERFWFMWDELSEGALGAVVLADTRRLEDCFAAVDYFERRAIPFLVGVNCFEGAPIYPVEDVRQALDLDDGVPLMMCDARDRESVKEALIGVVQHAMAYAADRRHTVTS from the coding sequence ATGATCTTCGGGCGTTCTGAGCGCGGCAAGCCTCCGGTCGAGCCCGTCACGCTCAAGATCCTTGTGGCCGGCGGCTTCGGCGTGGGCAAGACCACGCTCGTCGGCGCGGTCAGCGAGATCAGGCCGCTGCGCACCGAGGAACTGCTCACCGAGGCCGGGCGCCCGGTCGACGACATCAGCGGCGTGGAAGGCAAGCACACCACGACCGTGGCCATGGACTTCGGCCGCATCACCCTGCGCGAGGACCTGGTGCTGTACCTCTTCGGCACGCCCGGACAGGAGCGGTTCTGGTTCATGTGGGACGAACTCTCCGAGGGCGCGCTCGGTGCCGTCGTGCTGGCCGACACCCGGCGCCTGGAGGACTGCTTCGCAGCCGTCGACTACTTCGAGCGGCGCGCCATACCGTTCCTCGTCGGCGTCAACTGCTTCGAGGGCGCCCCGATCTACCCGGTCGAGGACGTCCGCCAGGCCCTCGACCTCGACGACGGCGTACCGCTCATGATGTGCGACGCCCGCGACCGCGAGTCCGTCAAGGAAGCGCTCATCGGCGTCGTCCAGCACGCCATGGCCTACGCGGCGGACCGCCGCCACACGGTGACCTCCTGA
- a CDS encoding lipid-transfer protein has product MTDEVAVLGAGMHPWGKWGRSFVEYGVSAARAALADAGLDWRDIGSIIGADTVRGGYPGFVAGAAFAKALGWQGARVASVYAACASGAQAVDTARAQILAGLADVVLVVGADAAPKGFFRPAGGDRPDDPDWLRFRVLGATNPVYFGLYARRRMAVHGDTPEDFAQVKVKNAAMGALNPNARYRSRVTAEEVAASPVVADPLRLLDICATSDGGAALVLSSLEYARRHGHAEPVRIRAVSTVTPRYPNTVLDLPDIATDSAVAVDPPAQTFRTSIARAAYDEAGIGPEDLSLAEVYDLSTALELQWYEDLGLCGEGEGVKLLRDGVTTLGGRIPVNVSGGLASFGEAVPAQAIAQVCELTWQLRGEAGDRQVTGARVGLSANQGLFGHGSAVIAVR; this is encoded by the coding sequence GTGACGGACGAAGTGGCGGTGCTCGGCGCGGGCATGCACCCGTGGGGCAAGTGGGGGCGGAGCTTCGTCGAGTACGGCGTGTCGGCCGCCCGCGCGGCCCTCGCCGACGCCGGGCTGGACTGGCGGGACATCGGCTCGATCATCGGCGCGGACACGGTGCGGGGCGGCTACCCGGGATTCGTCGCGGGAGCGGCATTCGCGAAAGCACTGGGTTGGCAAGGAGCCCGGGTCGCGAGCGTGTACGCGGCGTGCGCCTCCGGGGCACAGGCCGTCGACACCGCCCGCGCCCAGATCCTCGCCGGGCTCGCCGACGTGGTGCTCGTGGTCGGGGCCGATGCAGCTCCCAAGGGGTTTTTCCGCCCGGCGGGCGGCGACCGGCCCGACGATCCCGACTGGCTGCGCTTCCGCGTCCTCGGGGCGACCAACCCGGTCTACTTCGGGCTGTACGCCCGCAGACGCATGGCTGTGCACGGCGACACGCCGGAGGACTTCGCACAGGTGAAGGTGAAGAACGCGGCGATGGGAGCGCTCAACCCGAACGCCCGCTACCGCAGCCGTGTCACGGCCGAGGAGGTCGCCGCCTCCCCCGTCGTCGCCGACCCGCTGCGGCTGCTCGACATCTGCGCCACCTCCGACGGCGGTGCGGCCCTGGTGCTGTCGAGCCTGGAGTACGCGCGGCGGCATGGGCACGCGGAGCCGGTGCGGATCCGGGCCGTCTCCACGGTGACCCCGCGTTACCCCAACACCGTGCTGGACCTGCCGGACATCGCCACGGACTCCGCGGTGGCGGTGGACCCGCCCGCGCAGACGTTCCGGACGTCGATCGCCCGCGCGGCCTACGACGAGGCCGGCATAGGCCCGGAAGACCTGTCGTTGGCCGAGGTCTACGACCTCTCCACCGCCCTTGAGCTGCAGTGGTACGAAGACCTGGGGCTGTGCGGTGAGGGCGAGGGCGTGAAGCTGCTGCGCGACGGGGTGACGACCCTGGGCGGTCGCATACCGGTGAACGTCAGCGGTGGTCTGGCCTCCTTCGGCGAGGCGGTTCCGGCCCAGGCGATAGCCCAGGTGTGTGAGCTGACCTGGCAGTTGAGAGGCGAGGCAGGTGACCGGCAGGTGACGGGAGCGCGCGTCGGCCTCAGTGCGAACCAGGGGCTCTTCGGGCACGGGTCGGCGGTGATCGCGGTGCGGTGA
- a CDS encoding GGDEF domain-containing protein, whose translation MRSWTDTLRFAFQPVVNLTTGAVAGLEILARPESGDILAEARRDPELDCRLAVSAVRAAVRKETLLPVFVNVFAGTLADLGGLPSLHDAVREAGRLPWEVTIDVCPPYTHVPQQALLEAVVTLRGQGFRICADGVGDGDVPLRLLSDIAPGLVKLDASLLARPAVVRSMRTLCDELGALLAVEGVETEGQCAAAWAAGAQLAQGELFAPPARLPAADVYVPPRSPGVMAVPRSGPSVREFVRPAALLPATASAGQVRALLTGSPDVSGVLLVDTAGVPVRSVHRSRFLLSMSGRYGHALYADRPAAKLGDPPRTVGVDATAWEVLDVVAVGGRDRTSDDVAVVDEYGRCVGVVRLADLVRALAETRVEEAAGLNPLTRLPGSDAITEEVDRRIAAGRAFALSWLDVDHFKQVNDGAGFAAGDELIRAVGRALQQAATGGARVGHIGGDDFLVLADPDGLDPLAASVLDAPWSAGGRPVTLSLATVLCAPGSVADHRQAAACLAPLKKAAKALHGASWVLGRAGSPGHETRRGSEPAAAGCGVVEPGGG comes from the coding sequence GTGCGCTCCTGGACGGATACTCTCCGCTTCGCCTTCCAACCGGTGGTCAACCTGACGACCGGGGCGGTTGCGGGACTGGAGATACTCGCCCGCCCTGAGAGCGGCGACATCCTGGCCGAAGCCCGTCGGGATCCCGAGCTCGACTGCCGACTGGCGGTGTCCGCGGTCCGTGCGGCGGTGCGCAAGGAGACCCTGCTCCCGGTGTTCGTCAACGTGTTCGCCGGCACCCTCGCCGACCTCGGTGGTCTCCCTTCCCTGCACGACGCTGTGCGCGAGGCGGGGCGCCTGCCGTGGGAGGTGACGATCGACGTCTGTCCGCCGTACACGCACGTGCCGCAGCAGGCGCTGCTGGAGGCGGTCGTCACACTGCGCGGCCAGGGCTTCCGGATCTGCGCGGACGGTGTGGGGGACGGGGACGTGCCCTTGCGGCTGCTCTCGGACATCGCTCCCGGACTCGTGAAACTGGACGCGTCGCTGCTGGCGCGGCCCGCGGTGGTGCGGTCCATGCGGACGCTGTGCGACGAGCTGGGAGCGCTCCTGGCCGTGGAGGGCGTGGAGACCGAAGGACAGTGCGCGGCGGCATGGGCGGCCGGAGCACAGCTGGCACAGGGCGAGCTCTTCGCGCCGCCGGCCCGGCTGCCCGCCGCGGACGTCTACGTTCCGCCCCGCTCCCCCGGCGTTATGGCGGTCCCCCGGTCCGGGCCGTCGGTACGGGAGTTCGTGCGGCCCGCCGCCTTGCTGCCCGCCACGGCATCGGCAGGGCAGGTGCGCGCGCTGCTGACCGGCTCGCCGGACGTGTCCGGGGTGCTGCTCGTGGACACCGCCGGGGTACCGGTCCGGTCGGTGCACCGGTCCCGCTTCCTGTTGTCGATGTCGGGGCGCTACGGGCACGCCCTGTACGCCGACCGGCCCGCGGCCAAGCTCGGCGACCCACCGCGGACGGTGGGCGTCGACGCGACCGCCTGGGAGGTGCTGGACGTGGTGGCGGTCGGCGGACGGGACCGTACGTCGGACGACGTGGCCGTGGTGGACGAGTACGGACGGTGCGTGGGCGTCGTACGGCTCGCGGACCTCGTGCGCGCGCTGGCCGAGACACGGGTGGAGGAGGCGGCCGGACTCAATCCGCTGACGCGTCTGCCGGGCTCGGACGCGATCACCGAGGAGGTGGACCGGCGCATCGCTGCCGGGCGGGCGTTCGCGCTGAGCTGGCTGGACGTCGACCACTTCAAGCAGGTCAACGACGGGGCCGGGTTCGCGGCGGGCGACGAGCTGATCCGGGCAGTGGGCCGCGCACTCCAGCAGGCCGCCACGGGAGGAGCACGCGTGGGGCACATCGGCGGGGACGACTTCCTGGTCCTGGCCGATCCGGACGGCCTCGATCCGCTGGCCGCCTCCGTGCTGGACGCGCCCTGGTCGGCGGGCGGGCGGCCGGTGACGCTGTCGCTCGCGACGGTGCTGTGCGCGCCGGGCAGTGTGGCGGACCACCGGCAGGCGGCGGCCTGCCTGGCACCGCTGAAGAAGGCGGCCAAGGCCTTGCACGGGGCGAGTTGGGTGCTGGGCCGCGCGGGATCGCCCGGCCACGAGACCCGCCGGGGGTCCGAACCGGCAGCGGCGGGGTGTGGAGTGGTGGAACCGGGTGGGGGGTGA